One Chryseobacterium sp. StRB126 genomic region harbors:
- a CDS encoding pentapeptide repeat-containing protein → MKDTYILDQNFENTDFIQFTLEKGEYENCTFKNCSFEYGNLSGFSFTDCEFIGCNLSMAKLVSTAFRDTSFKECKMLGLPFNDCNAFGLSFKFDGCVLNNSVFYKTSIKKTVFKNSKLIEVDFAECDLSGAIFNNCDLSGAVFETTNLEKADLRTSVNYSIDPALNRLKKAKFSLSEVYGLLYKLDIEIDRNS, encoded by the coding sequence ATGAAAGACACTTATATTTTAGATCAAAATTTTGAAAATACAGATTTTATACAATTCACATTGGAAAAAGGTGAGTATGAGAATTGTACTTTTAAGAATTGCAGTTTTGAATATGGAAACCTATCCGGTTTTAGTTTTACAGACTGTGAATTTATAGGGTGCAACCTCAGCATGGCAAAGCTTGTTTCAACTGCCTTTCGAGATACTTCTTTCAAAGAGTGTAAAATGCTTGGGCTGCCTTTTAATGATTGTAATGCCTTTGGACTTTCTTTTAAGTTTGATGGCTGTGTACTCAATAATTCTGTTTTCTACAAGACCTCCATAAAGAAAACTGTTTTTAAGAACTCTAAACTGATTGAGGTGGATTTTGCAGAATGTGACCTTTCTGGTGCTATCTTTAATAACTGTGATCTTTCAGGAGCTGTTTTTGAGACCACTAATCTTGAAAAGGCAGATTTGAGAACTTCTGTTAACTATTCTATAGATCCTGCTTTAAATAGGCTTAAAAAGGCCAAATTTTCGCTTTCGGAAGTGTATGGGCTGTTGTATAAGTTAGATATTGAAATAGACAGAAATAGCTAG
- a CDS encoding GNAT family N-acetyltransferase, with amino-acid sequence MKKLKEFPRIETERLILSQLEEKDIPFIVEFLKHRIYSDLTSNIPYPYTENDAKLWVKMSKEAFESKTGFTFGIRNKEEGLIGAIGLHDRDDDKAELGYWIGIPYWNKGYVTEAARAIVDFGFKDLDLNKIYATHFLHNPASGKIMEKIGMEQEAILKQHAKKDEEYFDLAMYSIFKD; translated from the coding sequence ATGAAAAAATTGAAAGAGTTTCCAAGAATAGAAACCGAAAGATTGATCCTCTCTCAATTAGAAGAGAAGGATATTCCTTTTATTGTAGAATTTCTTAAACATAGAATTTATTCAGATCTTACTTCCAATATTCCTTATCCCTATACTGAAAATGATGCTAAGCTCTGGGTAAAAATGTCCAAAGAAGCTTTTGAAAGCAAAACTGGCTTTACATTCGGGATCAGAAATAAGGAAGAAGGGCTTATCGGAGCGATCGGGCTTCATGACAGGGATGATGATAAGGCAGAATTAGGTTATTGGATAGGAATTCCTTACTGGAACAAGGGATATGTTACGGAAGCAGCGAGGGCTATTGTAGATTTTGGTTTTAAGGATTTAGATCTTAATAAAATTTATGCTACTCATTTTCTTCACAATCCTGCCTCAGGGAAAATTATGGAAAAAATAGGAATGGAGCAGGAGGCAATTTTGAAACAACATGCCAAGAAAGATGAAGAATATTTTGACCTTGCGATGTATTCCATCTTTAAAGATTAA
- a CDS encoding C40 family peptidase, with protein sequence MKKRVLFYLVALVTTVSLQSCATNYVVSKPATYSKEYKTDAKLASIDNKKMEQDKQKLIDSFLAEKAASIANAKKTVKNSEIAKAIKHNKTIDGILEEAETYLGTPYRYGGTTRRGIDCSAFVLSVFGAAAGLTLPRVAASQAQEGERVEKGELQKGDLIFFSHGRRISHVGIVESVTEEGEIKFIHAATSKGVMVSSLNDSYWGPKFRFAKRVINAEGEAYNNLASTTQATPANF encoded by the coding sequence ATGAAGAAAAGAGTTTTGTTTTATTTAGTCGCTTTAGTTACTACAGTATCATTGCAATCGTGTGCTACCAATTATGTAGTGTCAAAACCAGCAACTTACAGTAAAGAATACAAAACAGATGCCAAACTAGCTTCTATTGATAACAAAAAAATGGAGCAGGATAAGCAGAAATTAATCGACTCTTTTCTTGCTGAAAAGGCTGCCTCTATAGCAAACGCTAAAAAAACTGTTAAGAATTCTGAGATTGCAAAAGCAATCAAACACAATAAAACCATTGACGGTATACTTGAAGAAGCTGAAACATACCTTGGAACTCCTTACAGATATGGAGGAACGACAAGAAGAGGTATTGATTGTTCAGCTTTCGTTCTTTCTGTTTTCGGGGCTGCAGCAGGTCTTACTTTACCAAGAGTAGCGGCTTCTCAGGCTCAGGAGGGTGAAAGAGTTGAAAAAGGAGAATTACAAAAAGGAGACCTAATCTTCTTTTCTCATGGAAGAAGAATTTCTCACGTAGGTATTGTAGAAAGTGTTACTGAAGAAGGAGAGATTAAATTTATTCACGCAGCAACATCTAAAGGAGTAATGGTTTCTTCTCTGAATGATTCTTATTGGGGACCTAAATTCAGATTCGCAAAAAGAGTTATCAATGCAGAAGGAGAAGCTTACAACAATCTAGCTTCTACTACTCAAGCTACCCCAGCAAATTTTTAA
- a CDS encoding DUF2931 family protein, whose amino-acid sequence MKKNLKLHLIKGNPIHLYWIGMIFLNLVLSSCQKTKFKWQPGLSAPKYYPIADVAINFENAGNGTQMPFDSGWGTEYGGVVSGDEYKDIPKEVTIRYNSSAENYVYKGKIKLPQEKIFSLFKKYDIGENKWAHLVVGMAPGGWIRVWFKTIDKQVEVVKSQLKGQYDDTTNEKYKVKNFENWGKYYTYWQYHGIPYDAWANNEKEYDLYFDFNQPNKRKIGLSYVSKDGTFYQGVAEKCYQKLPTEIELCWLDESDNDYCCKIPLPKTFNNWIELKKLKQIHLKLEIERDQQHAILYLVSNGKTEKILRVKNVRPTNKEVTDNNYSYAQDIEYFIK is encoded by the coding sequence ATGAAAAAGAATTTAAAACTCCACCTTATCAAAGGGAATCCTATACACCTATACTGGATAGGTATGATATTTCTTAACCTAGTACTATCCTCTTGTCAAAAAACAAAATTCAAATGGCAACCCGGCCTCTCAGCACCAAAGTATTACCCGATAGCAGATGTTGCTATAAATTTTGAAAATGCAGGAAATGGTACCCAAATGCCTTTTGACAGCGGCTGGGGTACTGAGTATGGTGGAGTGGTTTCAGGAGATGAATATAAGGATATTCCTAAAGAAGTTACAATAAGATATAATAGCAGTGCTGAAAATTATGTCTATAAAGGTAAAATAAAGCTCCCACAAGAAAAAATATTCAGTCTGTTTAAAAAATATGATATTGGTGAAAACAAATGGGCTCACTTAGTAGTTGGAATGGCCCCTGGAGGATGGATACGGGTTTGGTTCAAAACTATTGACAAACAAGTTGAAGTGGTAAAATCCCAGCTAAAAGGCCAATATGATGACACTACCAATGAAAAATATAAGGTGAAAAACTTTGAAAATTGGGGTAAATATTATACCTACTGGCAATATCACGGTATTCCTTATGATGCTTGGGCAAATAATGAGAAGGAATATGATCTGTATTTTGATTTTAATCAACCCAATAAAAGAAAAATTGGCCTCAGCTATGTTTCTAAGGATGGTACTTTTTATCAGGGAGTAGCTGAAAAGTGTTATCAAAAGCTTCCTACTGAAATAGAATTATGCTGGCTAGATGAATCAGACAATGATTATTGTTGCAAAATACCTCTACCAAAAACCTTTAACAACTGGATAGAGCTAAAAAAATTAAAACAAATTCATTTAAAACTAGAAATTGAAAGGGATCAGCAACACGCTATTTTGTACTTGGTTTCTAATGGCAAAACAGAGAAAATACTTCGTGTTAAAAATGTAAGACCAACAAACAAAGAAGTTACAGATAATAACTATAGTTATGCACAAGATATAGAATATTTCATTAAATAA
- a CDS encoding M1 family metallopeptidase, with protein MRKSAAILFAFIISQFQAQQGAYYQQAAKYKMDIDVNAEKFTYQGKQTLEYTNNSPDELNVVYFHLYWNAFKPNSMMDQRVSSQGKNGDGRLQKNGISTLSTIPKDQEGAQNIHWIKQNGKDLKFEVQETIMKVYLAEPIKPNSTTTFTMDWDAVIPQQIRRSGRNNREGVDMTMTQWYPKIAEYDYDGWATFDYLGREFHAPFSDFDVTIKINKDYVVGAGGILENPTEVKGYDAAAKIKAEKDKKATWKWTAKNILDFAWSADRDYSVESFNVPEGPKVYLVYQKNDKTKVWGEAQPYITKYFQIMNSHFGKYVYPTYAFIQGGDGGMEYGMCTMILGEAKNIKDLMGLMAHEGSHSWYQQMLATNESVRPWMDEGFTSYAEGYTMYQLFPEQLPNPFMERLDAYRNFIKKGIEEPAVWLGDHHDNGTSYTYASYVKGELYLVQLGYIMGEQNLAETLKQYYDQWNMKHPSDRDFLHIAQKVSGMDLKWFHNYWINTTKTIDYGIKDVKYDVKSTTITLINNGQVPMPIDFSVMTTDKKVVTYQIPLNMTHTWKEKDAYGEFKTMPYWPWTQKEYTITIPYTKSQLSVLGIDFSQRIADVNMADNFVEVK; from the coding sequence ATGAGAAAATCGGCTGCAATCCTTTTTGCGTTTATCATTTCACAATTTCAGGCTCAGCAAGGAGCTTATTATCAGCAGGCTGCGAAGTACAAGATGGATATTGATGTCAATGCTGAAAAATTTACCTATCAGGGAAAACAAACTTTAGAATACACCAATAACTCTCCAGATGAGCTTAATGTGGTGTATTTCCATCTGTATTGGAACGCTTTTAAGCCCAATTCTATGATGGACCAGAGAGTCTCTTCTCAAGGGAAAAATGGTGACGGAAGGTTGCAGAAAAACGGTATCTCAACACTGTCTACTATTCCGAAAGATCAGGAAGGGGCACAGAATATTCACTGGATCAAACAAAATGGCAAGGACTTGAAATTTGAAGTTCAGGAAACCATTATGAAAGTGTATCTGGCAGAACCTATCAAACCAAATTCTACTACAACCTTTACCATGGATTGGGATGCGGTGATTCCTCAGCAGATCAGAAGAAGTGGAAGAAACAACAGAGAAGGAGTGGATATGACGATGACGCAATGGTACCCTAAAATTGCGGAGTATGATTATGATGGATGGGCAACTTTTGATTACCTGGGAAGGGAATTTCATGCGCCATTCTCAGATTTTGATGTGACCATTAAAATTAACAAAGACTATGTTGTTGGAGCAGGAGGAATTCTTGAAAATCCAACAGAAGTAAAAGGGTACGATGCTGCTGCTAAGATTAAAGCAGAAAAAGATAAAAAAGCAACCTGGAAATGGACTGCTAAAAATATCCTTGATTTTGCATGGAGTGCAGACAGGGATTATTCTGTAGAAAGCTTCAATGTTCCGGAAGGTCCAAAAGTATATTTAGTCTATCAGAAAAATGATAAAACTAAAGTGTGGGGTGAGGCTCAGCCTTATATTACCAAGTATTTCCAGATCATGAATTCTCATTTCGGGAAATATGTATATCCAACGTATGCTTTCATCCAGGGTGGTGATGGTGGAATGGAGTACGGAATGTGTACCATGATTCTTGGAGAGGCTAAAAATATTAAAGACTTAATGGGCTTAATGGCTCACGAAGGTTCTCACTCTTGGTATCAGCAGATGCTCGCTACTAATGAATCTGTACGTCCATGGATGGATGAAGGGTTTACGAGCTATGCGGAAGGGTACACGATGTATCAATTGTTTCCAGAGCAACTGCCAAATCCTTTTATGGAAAGATTGGATGCTTACAGAAACTTTATTAAAAAAGGAATTGAAGAACCTGCAGTTTGGTTAGGAGACCATCACGATAACGGAACATCTTATACTTATGCTTCTTATGTGAAAGGAGAGTTGTACCTGGTACAGTTAGGGTATATTATGGGAGAACAAAACCTTGCAGAAACTTTAAAACAATATTATGACCAATGGAATATGAAACATCCTTCAGACAGAGATTTTCTTCACATTGCTCAAAAGGTTTCAGGAATGGATTTAAAATGGTTCCATAATTACTGGATCAATACCACCAAAACAATTGATTATGGAATTAAAGATGTAAAGTATGATGTTAAATCTACCACAATTACCCTTATCAATAACGGGCAGGTTCCTATGCCGATAGATTTCAGTGTAATGACTACAGATAAAAAGGTAGTTACGTATCAGATTCCATTGAATATGACACATACTTGGAAGGAAAAAGATGCTTACGGTGAATTCAAGACAATGCCTTACTGGCCTTGGACCCAGAAAGAATATACAATCACCATTCCTTATACAAAATCTCAATTGTCTGTACTGGGAATTGATTTCAGCCAGAGAATTGCAGATGTAAATATGGCGGATAACTTTGTAGAAGTAAAATAA
- a CDS encoding helix-turn-helix transcriptional regulator produces MKKDFYLTRYALIIKRLESSPATYSQLEDYLLNSFEFQDAGIKSYSIRTLQRDIREISDLFNLSIHNKKKGDNRYYIESRPIMEVDEYNQKLLESFQVSNALNLHPDFSNFIFFESRKPTGIEHFYDLFFAIRNKRVVSFEHYNYKNKLMTSRKVHPLALKESKDRWYLIAIDTKDKVLKSFGLDRINYLDVAKNQYREKYKYNFREHFKNAFGVMNLAEQKPQNIVLKCSRHQGEYIRSFPLHQSQKETKETPEEIYFEFFLHPTYDFMQEILSYGKEVTVLEPKGLVDDIRTHLQESLNRYLES; encoded by the coding sequence ATGAAGAAAGATTTTTATCTGACAAGATATGCCCTAATTATTAAAAGATTAGAAAGTTCTCCGGCTACCTATTCTCAGCTGGAGGACTATCTTTTAAATTCTTTTGAATTTCAGGATGCAGGGATCAAAAGCTACTCTATCCGTACCTTGCAGAGAGATATTCGTGAGATTTCCGATCTTTTCAACCTTTCCATTCACAATAAGAAAAAAGGGGACAACCGCTACTATATCGAAAGCCGCCCGATTATGGAAGTGGATGAATACAATCAAAAACTATTGGAATCCTTCCAGGTAAGCAATGCCCTGAATCTTCATCCGGATTTTTCAAATTTTATTTTCTTTGAAAGCCGTAAACCAACCGGTATAGAACATTTTTATGATCTGTTCTTTGCCATCCGTAATAAAAGAGTGGTAAGCTTTGAACATTACAATTACAAAAACAAACTGATGACCTCCAGAAAGGTTCATCCTTTGGCCTTAAAAGAATCCAAAGACAGATGGTACCTCATCGCGATTGATACCAAGGATAAGGTTTTAAAATCCTTCGGATTAGACAGAATCAATTATCTGGATGTGGCTAAAAACCAATACAGAGAAAAGTATAAATACAACTTCAGAGAACACTTTAAAAATGCTTTCGGAGTAATGAATCTGGCAGAACAGAAACCTCAGAACATTGTATTAAAATGCAGCCGTCATCAGGGAGAATACATCAGAAGTTTTCCGCTTCATCAATCCCAAAAAGAGACGAAAGAAACTCCGGAAGAAATCTATTTTGAGTTTTTTCTTCACCCTACTTATGATTTCATGCAGGAGATTTTATCTTATGGAAAAGAGGTAACCGTTCTAGAACCGAAAGGTTTAGTTGATGACATTCGAACCCATCTCCAGGAGTCTTTAAACCGCTATCTTGAAAGTTAA
- a CDS encoding nucleoside deaminase: MFTDEYYMKIALQEAEAALEQDEVPIGCVIVSNNRVIARAHNLTETLNDVTAHAEMQAITSAANFLGGKYLKDCTLYVTMEPCVMCSGALSWSQISKVVIGARDEQRGFINKHLTLHPKTEVITGIMEHECSSIVKDFFKSKR, translated from the coding sequence ATGTTTACAGACGAATATTATATGAAAATAGCCCTGCAGGAAGCAGAGGCGGCTTTGGAACAGGATGAAGTGCCAATTGGATGCGTGATAGTTTCCAACAACCGTGTCATTGCAAGAGCCCATAATCTCACTGAAACATTAAACGACGTTACTGCCCATGCAGAAATGCAGGCTATAACCTCTGCTGCTAACTTTTTAGGAGGTAAATATTTAAAAGATTGTACACTCTACGTTACGATGGAACCCTGTGTGATGTGCTCAGGAGCCTTATCATGGTCACAGATTTCCAAAGTAGTGATTGGAGCCAGGGATGAACAAAGAGGTTTTATCAATAAACATCTTACCCTTCATCCGAAAACAGAAGTAATTACAGGTATTATGGAACACGAATGTTCCTCTATTGTTAAAGACTTTTTTAAAAGTAAAAGATAG
- a CDS encoding type III pantothenate kinase produces MNSIVINVGNSNIRFGLFNGDNCDISWVINTKPYRTADELYVQMLMLYQTYKVEPKDIEKVIIGSVVPQLTKVMSSGIKKIHGITPVIVDRATPSGVQAKSKQMGTDIYANLVAAHNLYPNRKKIVIDFGTALTASCVAETGETLGVIIAPGIVTSLNSLISQTAQLPEIELKKPKSVLGLDTVTCMQSGMVYGFLGMVEGFIDRINDEVNDDCFVVATGGVSHVYKPLTDKIHVMDRLHTLKGLYFLGKDL; encoded by the coding sequence ATGAATTCAATTGTAATTAACGTAGGGAACAGCAATATCAGATTCGGTCTTTTTAATGGTGATAATTGTGATATTTCATGGGTAATCAATACAAAACCTTACAGAACGGCAGACGAGCTTTATGTACAGATGCTGATGCTTTATCAGACTTATAAAGTTGAACCAAAAGATATAGAGAAAGTAATCATAGGATCTGTAGTCCCTCAGCTTACCAAGGTAATGAGCTCGGGAATTAAGAAGATCCATGGAATTACTCCGGTTATTGTTGACCGCGCTACCCCATCTGGGGTACAGGCAAAGTCAAAGCAGATGGGAACAGATATTTATGCCAACCTGGTAGCTGCCCATAATCTTTACCCAAACAGAAAGAAGATCGTTATTGATTTCGGAACAGCGCTTACAGCAAGTTGTGTAGCTGAAACAGGCGAAACACTGGGGGTAATTATTGCTCCGGGGATTGTAACGTCTTTAAATTCTTTAATCAGCCAGACAGCTCAGCTTCCTGAAATTGAACTGAAAAAACCGAAATCTGTGCTTGGATTGGATACCGTAACCTGCATGCAGAGTGGAATGGTATATGGTTTTCTGGGTATGGTGGAAGGTTTCATTGATCGTATCAATGATGAGGTGAATGATGATTGCTTTGTTGTGGCAACAGGTGGTGTTTCCCATGTATATAAGCCTTTAACGGACAAAATTCATGTGATGGACAGACTGCATACTTTGAAAGGACTTTATTTCCTTGGAAAAGATTTATAA
- a CDS encoding DUF6909 family protein → MTNSRARETTEAIERLYISMRHLFYRGFFKPGGVSGESIRSLLKTINPEIYGTMNIPNKLELDGLMYVLDRLPEGIEECAFIHLTSDEGFDKGSFEPIVPKKRRRNCYRIDEHQMNIEVLLGRSEIYDILTHLTFLFIEADKIRNLAFIQDENWKPIRAFKIIEEVVKGEKKFSRKEKEVALIHLSSLIGRSFDETLRAYNTFGDDDNPDRLFKIIYNLGKVSLEDAKGSREREIHFSAILKERVGHHYFGEKWANKVKEVLFENNLHTRPLHIISANMHSVKNMLYANDALKKKHNNEVDYKLYEEISNKKELRDKVLKFAMDEGMIHITDKSGSNIDVQIIDLSKMNLKNTPFADIKFSGDDVVMVFDYAFGEQAFEVMDELLKPYEHNGEVYMMHVRSVSIMGKAGILTGAKGDIMIPTSHIFEGTADNYPFENALKLDDFKDNELKAFEGPMITVLGTSLQNKDILSYFMNTSWKAIGLEMEGAHYQKAIQVASKIRHHISPDLFVCYAYYASDNPLETGSTLSSGGLGLTGVKPTYLITLRILEKILRSGKKEISAKK, encoded by the coding sequence ATGACAAATTCTAGAGCAAGAGAAACAACGGAGGCTATTGAAAGATTATACATTTCTATGAGACACTTATTTTATAGAGGATTTTTCAAACCAGGAGGTGTTTCAGGAGAAAGTATCAGAAGCTTGTTGAAAACCATCAATCCGGAAATTTATGGTACCATGAATATCCCGAACAAATTGGAACTTGATGGTTTAATGTATGTACTAGACAGGCTTCCGGAAGGGATTGAAGAATGTGCTTTTATTCATCTTACATCTGATGAAGGGTTTGATAAAGGAAGTTTCGAACCTATTGTTCCAAAGAAAAGAAGAAGAAACTGTTATAGAATAGACGAACACCAGATGAATATTGAGGTTCTTTTGGGCCGTTCCGAAATTTATGACATTCTTACCCACCTTACATTCCTATTTATAGAAGCTGATAAAATCCGTAACCTGGCATTCATTCAGGATGAAAACTGGAAACCGATACGTGCCTTCAAAATTATTGAAGAAGTAGTGAAGGGTGAAAAGAAATTCAGCAGAAAAGAAAAAGAAGTGGCTTTAATCCACCTTTCTTCTTTAATAGGAAGATCTTTTGATGAAACCTTAAGAGCTTATAATACTTTTGGAGATGATGATAATCCTGACCGTTTATTTAAAATCATCTATAACTTGGGAAAAGTAAGTCTTGAAGATGCAAAAGGATCAAGAGAAAGAGAAATTCATTTCAGCGCGATATTAAAGGAAAGAGTAGGGCACCACTATTTTGGTGAGAAATGGGCTAATAAAGTGAAAGAAGTTTTATTTGAAAACAATCTTCATACTCGTCCGTTGCATATCATTTCTGCCAACATGCACTCTGTGAAAAATATGCTGTATGCAAATGATGCTCTTAAAAAGAAGCACAACAATGAGGTGGATTATAAACTGTACGAAGAGATTTCCAATAAAAAAGAGCTTCGTGACAAGGTATTAAAATTTGCCATGGATGAAGGGATGATCCATATTACTGATAAAAGCGGAAGTAATATTGATGTACAGATCATTGACCTTAGTAAAATGAATCTGAAAAATACTCCATTTGCAGATATTAAATTTTCAGGCGATGATGTGGTGATGGTATTTGATTATGCTTTCGGAGAACAGGCTTTTGAAGTAATGGATGAATTGCTGAAACCTTACGAACATAACGGAGAAGTATACATGATGCATGTAAGATCTGTTTCCATTATGGGGAAAGCGGGAATACTTACCGGAGCAAAAGGAGATATTATGATCCCCACTTCTCACATTTTTGAAGGAACTGCTGATAACTATCCTTTTGAAAATGCATTGAAGCTTGATGATTTTAAAGATAATGAACTGAAAGCTTTTGAAGGTCCAATGATTACGGTTTTAGGAACTTCTCTTCAGAATAAAGATATCCTTTCGTACTTTATGAATACTTCATGGAAAGCGATTGGTCTTGAAATGGAAGGTGCTCACTATCAGAAAGCCATTCAGGTAGCCTCTAAGATCAGACATCATATTTCACCGGATCTGTTCGTTTGTTATGCGTATTACGCATCGGATAATCCTTTGGAAACAGGAAGTACTCTGTCCTCAGGTGGTTTAGGTCTTACAGGAGTAAAACCAACATATCTGATTACTTTAAGAATCCTTGAAAAGATATTAAGAAGCGGAAAGAAAGAGATTTCTGCTAAGAAATAA
- a CDS encoding glutamine synthetase III has product MSTLRFKALETLPFKDFRKDNNIEVPAKLSELFCQNVFSEETMREYLTKEAFQSIMDAVKKGTKIQRHIADQVAVAMKDWAMSKGVTHYTHWFQPLTGTTAEKHDSFFTPIEGGRAIERFSGNLLIQQEPDASSFPNGGIRNTFEARGYTAWDPTSPAFIMGTTLCIPSIFISYTGETLDYKAPLLRALNAVDEAATNVMQYFDKNVTKVTPTLGWEQEYFLVDSALYQSRPDLVLTGKTLLGHSPAKGQQLDDHYFGSIPTRVMNFMKELEIECMKLGIPATTRHNEVAPNQFELAPMFEEVNVAVDHNSLLMDIMARVAHKHHFHILFHEKPFAGVNGSGKHNNWSLATDTGENLLSPGKNPKKNLQFLTFFVNTIKAVHEYADLLRASIASASNDHRLGANEAPPAIISVFIGSQLFSVLEELEKVTSGKLSPEEKTELKLNVVGKIPEILLDNTDRNRTSPFAFTGNKFEIRAVGSSANCAESMTVMNTIAAKQLGDFKKEVDALIETGLKKDEAIFNVLREYIKQCKNIMFEGDGYSDDWAKEAKKRGLNNLKTTPEALKQEMDKKFLDLYEEMGIFNHREVEARNEIKLEKYSTVIDIEARVLSDIARNHIIPSALNYQNRLIENVRGLKDIFGEKEFKPLAKEQMSLITSISENVSKIKLGVEDLIKAREAAKSISDSQKQAETYCNKVKPLFDGIREASDNLEMMVDDELWPMTKYREMLFTK; this is encoded by the coding sequence ATGTCAACCTTAAGATTCAAAGCATTAGAAACCCTTCCATTTAAGGATTTCAGAAAAGACAACAATATCGAAGTCCCTGCGAAATTATCAGAACTATTCTGTCAAAATGTTTTCTCTGAAGAAACAATGAGAGAATATTTAACGAAAGAAGCATTCCAGTCTATTATGGATGCGGTAAAAAAAGGGACTAAAATCCAGAGACACATTGCAGATCAGGTTGCCGTAGCAATGAAAGACTGGGCAATGAGCAAAGGAGTAACTCACTATACTCACTGGTTTCAGCCTTTGACGGGTACAACTGCAGAAAAGCACGATTCTTTCTTCACCCCCATCGAAGGAGGTAGAGCTATCGAAAGATTCAGCGGTAACTTATTGATTCAGCAGGAACCTGATGCATCTTCTTTCCCGAATGGAGGAATTAGAAATACTTTCGAAGCTAGAGGTTATACAGCTTGGGACCCTACTTCTCCTGCATTTATTATGGGAACAACATTATGTATCCCCTCCATCTTCATTTCTTATACCGGAGAGACGTTGGATTATAAAGCTCCTTTATTAAGAGCTTTGAATGCTGTGGATGAGGCCGCAACCAATGTAATGCAGTATTTTGATAAAAATGTAACTAAGGTAACTCCTACTTTAGGTTGGGAGCAAGAATATTTCCTTGTTGATTCGGCGCTATACCAATCACGTCCGGATCTTGTATTAACAGGAAAAACATTATTAGGACACTCTCCTGCAAAAGGACAGCAATTAGACGACCACTACTTCGGTTCTATCCCAACAAGGGTAATGAACTTCATGAAAGAGTTGGAAATTGAATGTATGAAGTTAGGAATTCCTGCAACAACAAGACACAACGAGGTTGCGCCAAACCAATTCGAGCTGGCTCCAATGTTTGAAGAAGTAAACGTTGCTGTAGATCATAACTCTTTATTGATGGATATCATGGCAAGAGTAGCTCACAAGCACCACTTCCACATCTTATTCCACGAAAAACCATTCGCTGGAGTAAACGGAAGTGGAAAACACAACAACTGGTCTTTAGCTACTGACACTGGTGAAAACCTTTTAAGCCCGGGAAAAAACCCTAAGAAAAACTTACAGTTCTTAACATTCTTCGTGAATACGATTAAAGCTGTTCATGAATATGCAGACCTTTTAAGAGCAAGTATTGCTTCAGCAAGCAACGATCACAGATTAGGGGCCAACGAAGCTCCGCCGGCAATTATCTCCGTATTTATCGGAAGTCAGTTGTTCAGTGTTTTAGAAGAGCTTGAAAAAGTAACCAGCGGAAAACTATCTCCGGAAGAAAAAACAGAACTAAAATTAAATGTAGTTGGAAAAATCCCTGAAATTTTACTGGACAATACAGATAGAAACAGAACTTCTCCATTTGCATTTACAGGAAATAAATTTGAAATCAGAGCGGTAGGATCATCAGCAAACTGTGCAGAATCTATGACGGTAATGAACACGATTGCAGCAAAACAATTAGGTGATTTCAAAAAAGAAGTAGATGCTTTAATCGAAACAGGACTGAAGAAAGACGAAGCTATTTTCAATGTATTAAGAGAATACATCAAGCAGTGTAAAAACATTATGTTTGAAGGTGACGGATATTCTGATGACTGGGCTAAAGAAGCTAAGAAAAGAGGATTAAACAATCTGAAAACCACTCCAGAAGCTCTTAAACAAGAAATGGATAAAAAATTCCTTGATCTTTATGAGGAAATGGGAATCTTTAATCACAGAGAGGTGGAAGCAAGAAACGAAATCAAATTAGAGAAATACTCTACCGTTATTGATATTGAAGCAAGAGTGTTAAGTGATATCGCAAGAAACCACATTATTCCTTCCGCTTTAAATTATCAGAACCGATTAATTGAGAACGTTAGAGGCCTTAAGGATATCTTCGGAGAGAAAGAGTTTAAACCGTTGGCAAAAGAACAAATGAGCCTAATCACCAGTATTTCTGAAAATGTTTCTAAAATCAAGCTGGGTGTTGAAGATCTTATCAAAGCCAGAGAAGCGGCCAAAAGCATATCAGACAGCCAAAAGCAGGCAGAAACATACTGCAACAAAGTAAAACCTTTATTTGACGGTATCAGAGAAGCTTCTGATAACCTTGAAATGATGGTAGACGATGAGCTTTGGCCGATGACAAAATACAGAGAGATGTTATTTACAAAATAA